The proteins below come from a single Gimesia alba genomic window:
- the istB gene encoding IS21-like element helper ATPase IstB, with the protein MNAEFEKLAQEAASSNQTFEQYLLQLTELEVAARSTNALTSRIKQAQFPVEKGLEDYDFAAIKSVNKQKVLELARGEWVRQHTNLCLLGQPGTGKTHLAIALGLAACREGIRTKFFTAAALVNQLETAQQQYNLERLLNRLDKLDLLIVDELGYLSFSRAGAELLFQVFADRYERRSLLITSNLAFSDWGQIFQGERMTAALLDRLTHHCEIFEMNGESYRFKESMKQKKPPRKKA; encoded by the coding sequence ATGAATGCGGAGTTTGAGAAGTTGGCCCAGGAAGCGGCCAGCTCAAATCAGACATTCGAACAATATCTGCTGCAGTTGACTGAACTGGAAGTGGCGGCCCGCTCCACGAATGCGCTGACCAGCCGAATCAAACAGGCACAGTTCCCGGTTGAAAAAGGACTGGAAGATTACGACTTCGCGGCCATAAAATCAGTCAACAAACAGAAGGTGTTGGAGTTGGCCCGGGGTGAATGGGTCCGGCAGCATACCAATCTCTGCCTGCTTGGTCAGCCGGGAACGGGCAAAACCCACCTGGCGATTGCACTCGGCCTGGCCGCCTGCCGTGAGGGAATCCGAACGAAATTCTTCACCGCTGCAGCACTCGTCAATCAACTGGAAACCGCGCAACAGCAATACAATCTGGAGCGTCTGCTGAACAGGCTCGACAAGCTTGACCTGCTGATCGTCGATGAGTTGGGTTATCTGTCTTTCAGCCGTGCTGGTGCGGAACTATTGTTCCAGGTGTTTGCTGATCGTTATGAAAGACGAAGTCTGCTGATTACCAGCAATCTCGCCTTCAGCGACTGGGGCCAAATCTTCCAGGGCGAACGGATGACGGCAGCACTTTTGGATCGATTAACGCACCATTGTGAAATATTTGAGATGAATGGTGAAAGCTACCGGTTCAAAGAGTCGATGAAACAAAAGAAGCCACCTCGCAAAAAAGCCTGA
- a CDS encoding alpha/beta fold hydrolase has translation MKEFIFPIENDWMYARHSVILPDQPTVLCIHGLGDSGLSFQELATQLCLHGMNVVIPDLLGYGRSSAAKDYSFDAHIARLWNLVDHLGLPQIVLVGHSMGGDIATRMCKELTERVTNFINIEGNLTEFGDWRVKRTHFGAEMGPIWGWVNHVG, from the coding sequence GTGAAAGAATTTATCTTTCCGATAGAAAATGACTGGATGTATGCAAGACATTCTGTGATTTTACCAGACCAGCCAACCGTTTTATGCATTCATGGCTTAGGTGATTCAGGTCTTTCATTCCAAGAATTAGCAACTCAACTTTGCTTGCATGGCATGAATGTAGTTATACCAGATCTCCTTGGTTACGGACGAAGTTCGGCTGCCAAAGATTATAGTTTTGATGCTCATATTGCTCGTCTCTGGAATTTAGTAGATCACCTTGGTTTGCCACAGATCGTATTGGTAGGCCATTCAATGGGAGGTGACATAGCAACTCGCATGTGTAAAGAGCTAACAGAAAGAGTTACCAATTTCATAAACATTGAGGGAAACTTAACCGAGTTTGGAGATTGGCGTGTAAAGCGGACCCACTTTGGCGCGGAAATGGGACCCATCTGGGGTTGGGTTAACCACGTGGGGTAA
- the istA gene encoding IS21 family transposase, translating into MDDYGRIRRAHRDGLSIREIARTFHHSRRKIREVLHGEGQPQQYSQRQTQAAPRLGPFHETIRQILADDESQPPKQRHTAQRIFERLRDEHGYLGGYDAVCRFVRKHRTNKRETFIPLDHQPGQRLEADFGKIYVDFPDGRRQVSVLILVWSYSNAPFVIALPTERTEAILEGMVQAFEYFDRVPKEVWWDNPKTVADAVLSGRSRKINQCYAALASHYAFEPLFCLPASGNEKPVVENRVKTLQRKWSTPVPKMEDFEELNIYLRQCCLQEQQRLSSGKTETIGTRFEQDKQNAAGLPRHRFDPCIRREVKVNKYQFARFENVDYSVPRQCAFQTVSVKGYVDRVEIVFKGTVVATHQRGYEKGCQILNPLHYLAALGRRPAALDHSNVYRQWKLPPVFDELRERLENRHGLRAGAKQYVRVLQLLSAHPVQRVQKTIEQLRGPEGADADRIIRRVERCTAYARNQSEFSPATLSKEELSRPEVLSVQVPCPSLNHFDLFLSTSTQGDHRAPTNNTEEKRSESTAAEQSQAVKVTGHECGV; encoded by the coding sequence GTGGACGATTACGGACGTATACGGCGTGCTCATCGCGACGGGTTGAGCATCCGGGAAATCGCTCGGACATTTCATCATTCACGGCGAAAGATCCGCGAAGTATTACACGGTGAAGGGCAACCGCAACAATATTCGCAGCGCCAGACTCAGGCAGCCCCCCGACTGGGCCCCTTTCATGAGACCATCCGACAGATTCTCGCCGATGATGAATCGCAACCACCCAAGCAGCGGCACACGGCACAACGGATCTTTGAGCGACTGCGGGACGAGCACGGCTACCTCGGCGGTTACGATGCAGTTTGTCGATTCGTGCGGAAGCACCGAACCAATAAACGGGAAACATTCATTCCGCTTGATCACCAACCGGGCCAGCGGCTGGAAGCCGACTTCGGCAAGATTTATGTCGATTTTCCTGACGGGCGACGACAGGTTTCAGTGTTGATTCTGGTCTGGTCGTATTCCAACGCCCCCTTTGTGATCGCTCTGCCGACAGAACGCACCGAAGCGATTCTGGAAGGCATGGTGCAGGCGTTCGAGTATTTTGATCGTGTTCCCAAAGAAGTCTGGTGGGACAACCCGAAAACGGTGGCCGACGCGGTGCTCAGCGGGCGGAGTCGCAAGATCAACCAGTGTTATGCGGCCCTGGCAAGTCATTATGCCTTTGAACCACTGTTCTGCCTGCCGGCCAGCGGGAACGAAAAACCGGTCGTTGAGAATCGCGTGAAGACATTGCAGCGGAAGTGGTCGACTCCGGTTCCCAAGATGGAAGATTTCGAGGAACTCAACATCTATCTTCGGCAATGCTGCCTCCAGGAACAGCAGCGCCTCAGCAGTGGTAAGACAGAAACCATCGGCACACGATTCGAACAGGACAAACAAAACGCCGCCGGGTTGCCCAGACACCGCTTTGATCCGTGCATCCGCCGGGAAGTAAAGGTCAACAAGTATCAGTTCGCCCGGTTTGAGAACGTGGATTATAGCGTGCCGCGACAGTGTGCGTTTCAGACGGTGAGCGTCAAAGGTTACGTTGACCGTGTGGAAATTGTCTTTAAGGGAACTGTGGTGGCGACCCATCAGAGAGGCTATGAGAAAGGGTGTCAGATTCTTAACCCGTTGCATTACCTCGCAGCTTTGGGGCGGCGACCGGCTGCGTTAGATCACTCCAACGTCTACCGTCAGTGGAAGCTACCGCCGGTGTTCGACGAACTTCGTGAACGGCTGGAGAACCGGCATGGCTTACGGGCGGGAGCAAAACAATATGTACGAGTGCTACAACTGTTGTCGGCACATCCGGTCCAGCGCGTCCAGAAAACCATCGAACAGTTGCGTGGACCCGAGGGGGCGGATGCCGACCGGATCATTCGCCGGGTCGAACGCTGTACCGCGTATGCCCGTAATCAGTCTGAGTTCTCTCCGGCGACTCTGAGCAAAGAAGAATTGAGTCGTCCGGAGGTCTTGTCGGTACAGGTTCCCTGTCCGAGCCTGAACCATTTTGATTTGTTTCTTTCTACGTCAACACAAGGAGATCATCGTGCCCCCACAAACAATACAGAAGAAAAGCGATCCGAATCTACTGCTGCAGAGCAATCTCAAGCAGTTAAGGTTACCGGCCATGAATGCGGAGTTTGA